A stretch of DNA from Scomber scombrus chromosome 9, fScoSco1.1, whole genome shotgun sequence:
aaaaagtttttaaaagtgCACCATGATGATGCGGTTAAGGTGTCTTCAGGTATTTCCCATCTCTTACTTAATTTCCTGTTAACATACTACTGCCGCCTATTTAcgaagaacaaagaaaaaatgcacTCACTCAAAAGAATTCCTGATTTTAGTCTGCAACACAACCCAATCTTTTATTACTGATATGTCCAAAATaacttaattaaaattaaatcatcATGTTCTGCTAATAAACAAGAATGAATACATAAACTcaacaaagtttaaaaactgGGCTTCCTAATGTTAcatgaaattgtatttttcatgCAAGCTTGTCGTATAATGATGCACATCATGTCAAATCCACTTCTGTACACTTTTTTCTGGCAGCAGAGaaatttcacatatttgacaATCGAAAAAAACCACAGCGGTAAACAGACCACTGAGATGAGTCAAGCTGATGAAATGATATGAAGGCATCCGGAAATACCCGTAGAAAAACACCGACATGAGGTGAAATATATCAGACATTAACCAATTACTCAAAATTATTTCCAACTAAACAGGAAAAGTATTTAACCCTGAAACAGCATGCAAGCTAAAAAGGAACTGAAAAGAGACTTTACAACGTGGTCAGATTGTGCTTCACAGTCAGCAGAATTATCTGTCTTATTTAATTTAGAATCAACTTGATTAAGAACATCTTTCAAGAGGAGCTACAGGATACTTTGCCAACTTATCAGGATGCATACGCGGAGGCGACCTTCCATAAGCAATGACTTCAGTTAGCAATGAAGCCgtggagaaaaataaagcattCAGCTAAAAAATATCCTTAGTATTTAGTGGGAACTGAGAGCACTCATTTTCCGCAACTTGACATtctgcagcagtgttttcaCCATGCTGAGAAGAGAATCCGCACTGGTCATGAGCAAAAAACCCATACCAGTCATTTTTTCAGTATAAACAGCCAAAATCACTGGCgtgcattaaatattaaaccagCACATTTAGAGGTGCCATGGGTGAAAAGGGCTCAAGTTAGTGGGCAGATGGGCTGGTAGAACAGAGGGTGCTCAAACCCACTAGTCTGAGTTTTGTCCTTAGTGGGCAGTTTCTGAGCTACTGCTGCTATTGCTACTGTCTGAAAGGGAAGCAGAAGAAGTACCATAAAACTTGAAATCATAAAGTGAGAAACAGGTAGAGACGGAGAGAGGAGAGCTTTACATAGGTCCTAAAAATCAGGCAGCTGTGGGTGCACACATGCAAGTAGGAGTTACAGGTGAGCACCATACTCACAGAGGCTAAATGGTTTAGTTGTTATTAATTCAGACTAACCAAATACTATAACGTTGAAAAGAagactaatttaaaaaaaaaaaaggaaaatataaaaagatacCAATACATCTGGCCTCACAGATCATCAGCATTGCAACATAATTAAATCACTTTATGTATTCTTATTCATCTGAATTTCACAAATTCCATTTAATTAGAGCAAGTAGAGGGTGAGAATACCAGGGGAAGTCCTAAATGTGTTAAGTCAAACTGTTGTGTGTAagcaagttaaaaaaagaaaaagaaaaaaaaaagtggagccAAGCTACTGACACCAAAGCAGCTTGAACTAGATAATTATCTGAGCTGGTGCTCAACTTCAATAATGCTGACTAATCACAGTTTAACACAGAGATATGAGGTAACACCAGATATGTATCAAACCATTTACCAAAAGCAAATTAAACCACATTTAAACATCCCTCACAAACATGTGAAGATTGTTTCAATTGATTTGTTTAGTTGTTTGCTGCTGCATGCTCGCCCTGTGCACATTAATTGCAAATTCTTACCCCTTCTTCTCCTGTGGCCATCTCCAGCATCAACTGCTTCATCGTCACCTTCATCCATCTCTTCTGATCCACTACCATCTGAGCCAGAGATTTCCTCGCCTACAatagcacattttaaagaaacatgCAGCAAAAGAAATACTGTAATTCAAACAGCATAATTACTTTGTACGGTGTTCACAGCTGAACTGcaaaacattacatcattaccTTCCTCCAGTTTCTTCTTCAGTTCTTCAATCTCCTTCTGAAACTGACGCAGTAAGGCATCCTTGGGGTCCTCATTGATTCTGGCTTTGTTCTTGATGTTTTTAGCCCTGTTAGCATAGCGCAGGGTACTGATGGTCTCATCATAATTATAGTCTGCAGGGCCTATATTTGCACACTGGTGGGGAGaaatatgtaatttaaaatgtgtggcAAAAACTGCAATGTCATGATCAAGCATGGCAAAATGCTAAGATTTTATGTTTGGAAACAGTCAATGTGCATGAAGTGCTTTAAAGACAACAGCTTGTGTGTTTCAAACATTCATTGTACCATCATGGTCTTGGAGTTTCCTCCGAGCGAATCCTGCAGCAGACGAGTTAGTTTGGAGTTCCTGTAGGGCACGTGCGTGCTCTTGCCATCCACCAAGGCGGAAATTACATTACCCAgtgtagagagagacagattgatCTTTGTCGCTTCCTTTAAGCGCTGACCTGTGGCTCCCGTCTTGCCCTGTCTCTCTGAACCCTGTAGGCAGGGAGCAGGGCAGACAAAACAGTGAGGGTCAGATGGACTAGAAGCTAAAAGGCATATATCCACCCTATATGATCTTATTATCATTGTACATTGAAATTAAGTTTGCCACTCTCATGCACGATGCAGTAAAAGGACAGACAGTAAATTATATGAGACTATTCAGAGACCTAACAATAAAGTTACTGACCAGTGTACTTACATACGTGAACTGACTAATAACAATCTAAACGATCAAATCTAAATAAACAGAGCCACAGCTCAGGTGCAGTGCCATCAGTAGATGTACAATAACGGCcttaataaatagataaatgtaGATATAACATCAGTTCAGAATGTGCATTATCAGTTAGTTCAGTGACAGTTAACAGtgacagtacacacacagagagagtgagtgagagagagagagagagagagagagagagagagagagagagagagagagagagaaagagagagagagagagagaaagagagagagagagagagagagacttgagCAAATGCAGGCAGTTATGGGGGACATTTAGAggtacatttctgtttttactcaAAACTATCAGGCTGCAAATACATACTGCAAGATCAACCAGATGAAGTTTTCCCATGCGGACATGTTGGTTTCCATCCACACCCTTCTCACTGCACTCGATGGTGATGGTGAAGATGGCGTGAGAACGGGAACTGTGTTCATTCATGTTTGTGGCACCAACAGACCCTAAACACAGGGAGATCATGTTTGACTTGACATGACTGATATGAGTTATTATGACAACACTCTTATATACTTACAAACTTTAAAATTTGTGCTGAAATTCAATTTGCTGAGGTGTTTGTCCTATTGATagcatgcatttattttaagcCCATAGCTGAATAGCTTCTGTTCATTTCAAACATGCACtggatttaaaataataaactattagacttgttttgttttatgtaaagcagtAACCTATATCGACACAATCCTATATGTAAGACTCCAAGACTGCTAATGCCTcttcaaatgtttatttgtgcttctCACAGTCAGTCTAATGTGGTTTTACTACATTTTGCACTGCTTAACATGTTAGTGAAAAATTCAGATCAATGCTCGATTCTGTGGGCGTCAATTTCCTTCTCAGAGCTATTTGTTGCTTTGCTTACGGTTTTTGTGGCCTAGTGTCATAATCCTGTCCATGTCATCAGCATTGTTCACAACGTAACCAGACAGGTCTTTGATATACACGCCAACATCCGGTCTTTCTTTAAcctattaagaaaaaaaaaaacgtaggAAACTGTGTAAATTTGCTCTCCCACCTTTCACAAGTTTCCACGCTTGAAAAAATGACTGTCATGACAGACggtcttgtttttaatcattgaaCTCTATGATTTAGAGTTTTAATTTACCTCCAGCCTCTGCATCTGGTCCTTGCCCAACAAGTCTCGCACTTCCTCATTGTAAATCTCCAGGTACGAAACACGGACCAAAAACCTGTGGAAGTTTaatgtgtgtacatacagtaagATATATGCAGAAATTGAAACCTTTACAAGAGCTGTCATCACATGCCATACATAATCAATCTAACCAGAACAACCAAAAACAATCCCATTCCTCTTCCAGGCAGTGGGTAAACTTTCATAATCAGTTTAATGGAGAAAACTTGTTCTTGACAGTGGAAACAGACAACTGTTCAACTCATCATTATGGATACTGATCCCTTATTCTATGGCTGTAGGGCAGGTAGCGTAGCTCACTGATTACTGATAGTACTCCAACTAACAGGAAGAAAGCCCTCTAGAAttcaaaagacacatttattcCGGTAGTATACTCGATGCAACTAAAACATATTGTAAGATGTGGAGCATGCATGCCATataatcgcagcgtccctggtttgaatctGGCAGGGGACCTaagctgcaggtcattcccctctctctgtctcgttgtttcctgtcggcctctctgcctaACTGTCTAAatgaaggcaaaaaagcccccccaaaaaaaacatagtgTAAGAATTTAGAATACCTACAAGCTCTCTCACTTGGGTAAAATCAGATGTGCGCAACGATGTCCTTCATTACTTTTTCTTTACAAGCGTTTTCTGGGTGGTGAATTGTTCTAAATGAAACCATGTATGATTAGGATATGTTGTTACTTGATTGATAAACAAAAGCCACCGCCTCAGTTGAATATTACTAGTAGAAGTATAGTACATTCAGATGAAACTGTGGCTTCAGTGCAAAACCAAGGCAATATACTGATAACTGTGCCATAGGTCCATGTTTTTAAAAGGCTGCTTTTGTTGTGGAGTACACGCATTAAAGTTATAATTTATACCTTCCTGGCaaattgtataaataaattgaaGTGATGATTTTTGgtagtaaaataaaaagtggcTAATTTATGTGCAGACAAAATAGTTTTTGATATTTACAAAGTGATTGCTCTCTTACCTAGTGTCACCCTCTGCCTTGGCAATGTGACCAAAAACATGAGCAAAGGAGTTTGGGATTATCCCTCTGAGTTCTGGGACTGCTCTGACACCCTCCATGGTGAATGTTTTCCCTGTGCCAGTTTGTCCATATGCAAAAATAGTACCTGAAATGGACAGCATATCATAACAATCATACCATCAGAGTCAGTATGTAGTACATTAtagataaaatacattataataataataattattattatgatttataataACAGCTAGGCTACACACTTGCCACCTCTCTACTACACTTCCTGCATATACCCAAAATACCTgtggaaaaggggaaaaaccCAGTAACCAAGGTGAATGCTATATACTCTACAGTAGGTCACAACACACTGATTCATAATGAAACCAGCAATTCTAGTATGACGACAATCAAATTACGATTAACCTAGTGTTTATGTAAGAGGCTATAAAAATGGATGTTCGTATGACAGAACGTCTGAGGTGAATGGTTTATTAAtaaaaatttaactttttttttgtataccATTGTATCCCTCTAATACTGAGTCAATGATGGGGCGGGCTGTGAGATTGTAGACATCCAGCTGTTTGCTGTCTGGTCCAAACACAGTGTCAAAGGTAAAGGTCTTGGGAGGCTCATGGGTAGTCTCCAGTTTGTTGACCGTTATGGTCCCACGGATCTCGTCCACCATGACGGACTGTTTGTGGCCCATCATCTTCTCTTTCTGGTTAAGGGGCCGACATCTAACCACCACCTTAACATTATCACTGATCTCTGGTTTGTCAAGCTTATtgctctgaaaaaaagaaaaaaagaatcacacacacactgaagaaagACATTGTAATAGCATGAAGTAAAAAGCTAACATGGTCCATTAAGTGACAGGCATTTAATGGTTTGGCTTCATAGTACATATCAGACATGTTTTCAGTTTACAATTCCAGCAGATCTCTGAGATCACAAGGTGGAAATCTCCTCCATGTGCCTAGAGCATTTTCAAAGTCTGATGAGTCAGCATTCAGCATTTATGCACCTAAAGAAAAGCACAGTTTGCCTGCAGATCTGAGACTTGCTCTGACAAAAGCAAACTGAAGACATTCATCCAGTTAAAGATTTCCTTAAATGAAATTACTGTATTTGTTCAGTCTGTttgtatatacatacacacaaattatgtgtgtatgtgtgtgtgtgtgtgtgtgtgtgtgtgtgtgtgtgtgtgtgtgtgtgtgtgtgtgtgtgtgtgtgtgtatatgcatggaTGTTTTTTGTCTATGAGCACATTTTTggtggttttattttgtttttatgtaaagcgcTTTGAACTTCTGTTGTATGAGATGGtgccaaacaaataaaacttgaACTGAATTTAATGTACCTTAGGTAAAGTTATCTAGTTAATCAACTAACTACATACACATTCTTCAACATGGACGTAAGGACATTGCTGCCCATCTGTTTTTAGTAAATAATTAACACTGAGCAGTTCCTGTGCAGACAGCATTAAGCTAAGTACGCtggttaacccttacatactgtttgggtcataTTTTACGTATTTTTACActtgaaaacaattaaaacactgtaaattgACATTTGTGCTTttccagaatatacaaaaatggaaatatttcaatttatgtttgtgcagctgGTATACATTTTCGCACATAGGGTTAGTTGGGTTTAGCGGTTATAATGAAGCCTACCATTCAAATGTCGTTGCATCCTTCATTtacaataaacagaaataacagGAATGATGGCTGTCATGTTCTATTCTTTTAGATAACATGAGATTATGGTATAGTGTCACTGTTCATGCATTTTCTCTATAAAATTGCAGAGTCAAACCTCAAGAAAACACTGAGTCTGCTCTCTGAAATATTAATGAAGGATCAGTCATCCCATAAATTAATGGCTGATAAGATATCTATtgatgtaaaatacatttgaggCTTAACATTTGGTAAAGGGAATAattataaaggaaataaaaccgGGTCAGAAGATGAACAGTTTGTAAAGGTTAACTAACGTCATTTGCTTAGCTTTAGCCGTCTGCTAAATTAACCTTAGGCACAAACGTTGGTAGACGGACCTCAGCAAATTAGATAAAATCATTAGTATTGAACTCCAGTGTTTATAACGCCTAatactgagtgtgtgtggtgattGGTAAAACGTAATGTTGCGAGTGGTGCGCTATTTCCTAGTATCAGAGATGAACGACGATGCTAACCGGTTAGCATCACACCAGTGCGGtcggaggaagggaggaacccctttgcaaacaaaacaaaaaaaatgcagacagGCGCGGCGACTTACCGGCATAGCAAGGCTGCTGAACGGCGATTTAAATACGTATAAAGTGACAATGAGGTGTTTGTAAGGCTTTCACTTTGGGTTATCCAATTAATTTAAACGTCAGCGCAGAGCCCATATCATCAAAACGATCACATCCGATAGCTCGTTGTCAGGTCTACTCTGTCGGTGTGCGCATGCGCCACAGGTCGGTTAGTGTAACTgcatcagtttgtttttgtttttttgtgtaactGCATCAGTGACTAGAGGGAACACTATCTTATTACCGCAGATATTAATTTAGAGCAGATTCAGAAATACCAAATAAATGTTTGAGATTCAATCAGTGTctcatttgcagtttttttccaGATTTGTAGAGTTCCCTATTCATGTGTGCATCAGCTTCAAAAATACACTTTTCGTCATGCTCTAACTCTCACCTCTTCTGGAAAGACCTCATAggttagaaaataaaacaggacaCACCATAAGAACGGTGTATATCCACAATCAAACATGTCAATTCATTACATTAATTCAGTTGACACATGGTGTCTAGTGGGGGCCCCAAGGGTTGTAGGTACTCTGACTGCCATAGCTTCAGATTGTAGAATAAggacatgcaaacacatattAATTCCAAAACACATAGCAATTCcaaaacattatataaaatagCGTTAACGTTTTGGACGAAAGACTACACCTAATTTTAACATTGTGATACTTACACATATGCGCATTCTGTTGTTtactttacacattttttaacgCAATACTTTTGCATTTGATCAAGACTTTTAAACATTGTGGTATACAATTGTACAAACACCGGAAGTAAGACACCAACTACTAATGTTTTGGAAGTATAGTTTATTACCACATAAGCAGTACAGATATTTTACCTTATTATTTCTCTAAAtatagtttgttttctttgtgggTTTTGACAAAGGCACTCACCAATGCGTGTAACATGGGTTTAAACAGGGAACAGCCATTAGGTGGGTTTTTGTGCAAAATCTTATCATCGTACATGTGtaacatacatgcacatacattgAAGGACGCAAAATATATCTCTGGAGATTTAATCACACTCCCACATGCACTcaggacaaaaataaacactttcttCATAGGATTGTCATTTGGCAGTATTAACTTTTGGACCTCAACACACATCATGTTGTCGAACAGGTCAGTCAAGTCATTTGGCAGTTTTAACACAGGGAAAATAGAGTTATACTCCTACAGTAACACTACACAGTCAGCTGAGCTTCTCCAGGGCATGGAAAACACTACTGTGAAATAAGCCTGTGTGGCCAC
This window harbors:
- the kif3a gene encoding kinesin-like protein KIF3A; this encodes MPSNKLDKPEISDNVKVVVRCRPLNQKEKMMGHKQSVMVDEIRGTITVNKLETTHEPPKTFTFDTVFGPDSKQLDVYNLTARPIIDSVLEGYNGTIFAYGQTGTGKTFTMEGVRAVPELRGIIPNSFAHVFGHIAKAEGDTRFLVRVSYLEIYNEEVRDLLGKDQMQRLEVKERPDVGVYIKDLSGYVVNNADDMDRIMTLGHKNRSVGATNMNEHSSRSHAIFTITIECSEKGVDGNQHVRMGKLHLVDLAGSERQGKTGATGQRLKEATKINLSLSTLGNVISALVDGKSTHVPYRNSKLTRLLQDSLGGNSKTMMCANIGPADYNYDETISTLRYANRAKNIKNKARINEDPKDALLRQFQKEIEELKKKLEEGEEISGSDGSGSEEMDEGDDEAVDAGDGHRRRRGRKKVSPDKMVEMQAKIEEERKALEAKLDMEEEERNKARAELEKREKDLLKAQQEHHLLLEKLSALEKKVIVGGVDLLAKAEEQEKLLQESNNELEERRRRAERLRRELEEKEQERLDIEEKYTSLQEEAQGKTKKLKKVWTMLMAAKSEMADLQQEHHREIEGLLENIRQLSRELRLQMLIIDNFIPQEYQEMIENYVHWNEDIGEWQLKCVAYTGNNMRKQTPAPDKKEKDPFEVDLSHVYLAYTEESMRQSLMKLERPRTSKSSKSGRPKTGRRKRSAKPEAVIESLLQ